From the Saccharobesus litoralis genome, one window contains:
- the thrB gene encoding homoserine kinase, translating into MAVTAYAPASTGNVSLGFDILGLALKPTNGALLGDRVTIFATADEFELSLAGRFANKLPSDAKQNIVYDCFVGFQAELAAQGKAIPAVNMQLEKNLPIGSGLGSSASSIVAALAALNAFFEYPLDKETLLRLMGKLEGQISGSIHYDNVAPCYLGGLQLMVESEDKVSITLPCFDDWYWTICYSGASVSTAAARDILPKEYSTKTTIDFGRQLAVFTHALYAGDKPLAASMIKDVLAEPYRKSLLAGFDDARAYAESQGALAFGISGSGPTVFAVSESAEAAENIRAWLQDNYCQNEFGFSHVCKIDNDGTAITEDK; encoded by the coding sequence ATGGCGGTAACAGCTTATGCGCCAGCGTCAACTGGTAATGTGAGTTTAGGTTTTGATATTTTAGGCCTAGCTTTGAAACCAACAAATGGCGCTTTGTTGGGTGATCGTGTCACAATTTTTGCCACAGCAGATGAGTTTGAATTAAGTTTAGCGGGTCGCTTTGCTAATAAGTTACCATCTGATGCCAAGCAAAATATCGTTTATGACTGCTTTGTTGGCTTTCAAGCTGAGTTGGCTGCTCAGGGTAAAGCGATCCCTGCGGTTAACATGCAACTTGAAAAAAACTTGCCTATAGGCAGTGGTTTAGGTTCTAGCGCGTCATCGATTGTTGCCGCACTTGCCGCATTAAACGCCTTTTTTGAGTATCCATTAGACAAAGAAACCTTGTTACGTTTAATGGGGAAATTAGAAGGGCAAATCTCAGGCAGTATTCATTATGATAATGTCGCTCCTTGTTATTTAGGCGGCTTACAACTAATGGTAGAAAGCGAAGACAAGGTCAGTATTACATTACCTTGTTTTGATGACTGGTATTGGACTATTTGTTATTCGGGAGCCAGTGTTTCTACGGCCGCCGCGCGCGATATTTTACCAAAAGAATACTCAACTAAAACGACAATTGATTTTGGCCGCCAGCTTGCGGTATTTACTCATGCTTTGTACGCTGGCGACAAACCTCTCGCAGCGTCTATGATTAAAGATGTATTGGCTGAACCTTATCGTAAGTCTTTATTAGCGGGATTTGATGATGCTCGGGCTTATGCCGAGTCGCAAGGTGCCTTAGCTTTTGGTATTTCGGGCTCTGGCCCAACAGTATTCGCTGTTTCAGAAAGTGCAGAAGCAGCAGAGAACATTCGTGCATGGCTGCAAGACAATTATTGTCAAAATGAATTCGGTTTTAGCCATGTTTGTAAAATTGATAATGATGGTACAGCCATCACAGAGGACAAATAA